A genomic region of Leptolyngbya sp. CCY15150 contains the following coding sequences:
- a CDS encoding DUF928 domain-containing protein: MASKPLLILTSILSGLSITSLLITLGLPQQAIAQVVSSASQISQTTFEPPPGQDSPDQTAGGGSRGERQCPADLTTANSDANPSEASQPVALRVVSGEETTEPYPTIDIQVPKTSATAATFSFLTGEGHVVYEAAIPIEQAPGIVSVALPEHQPGLDVGERYYWMFALVCDPDNRLLDVAIGGTVHRVDSHASQPSWQ; encoded by the coding sequence ATGGCAAGTAAACCATTACTCATCCTGACATCCATTCTATCCGGGCTCTCGATCACCAGCCTACTGATCACCCTAGGGCTACCGCAACAAGCGATCGCCCAAGTGGTCAGCAGTGCTTCGCAGATCAGCCAAACCACCTTTGAGCCTCCTCCTGGCCAAGATAGTCCAGATCAAACCGCAGGAGGCGGATCGCGGGGGGAACGTCAATGCCCGGCCGACCTGACTACAGCTAACTCCGATGCTAACCCAAGCGAGGCTTCCCAGCCTGTCGCCCTCAGGGTTGTCTCTGGAGAAGAAACCACCGAGCCCTATCCCACCATTGATATCCAAGTACCCAAAACCTCAGCAACCGCCGCCACCTTTAGCTTCCTCACCGGGGAAGGCCATGTCGTTTACGAAGCAGCCATTCCCATTGAACAAGCTCCAGGTATCGTCTCAGTCGCTCTACCTGAGCATCAACCAGGCTTAGATGTTGGGGAGCGATATTACTGGATGTTTGCTCTCGTCTGCGATCCAGATAATCGCTTACTAGACGTTGCTATTGGTGGTACCGTCCATCGGGTGGACTCCCACGCCTCCCAGCCATCTTGGCAGTAA
- a CDS encoding UDP-glucose/GDP-mannose dehydrogenase family protein, giving the protein MKVSVAGTGYVGLVSGVCLAEKGHEIICIDIDPVKVDKINQGIPPIYEDGLEDLLKKNIGQSLSATTNLRQAVLDTDISLIAVGTPFDGNEIDLKYIKTVARQIGEVIKDKTTYHTVVVKSTVVPGTTDEVVLPILEEASGKKAGVDFGVGMNPEFLKEGEAIEDFMYPDRIVYGGVNDKSIQVLQELYAVFEGVDQLATNCRTAEMIKYTANSLLATMISFSNEIANLCTSTGGIDVTEVTRGVHLDKRLTPILEDGTRIVPSFTTYIEAGCGFGGSCFPKDVKALIAYGKKQGNSMQILDSVIAVNEKQPARLITLLQKHYPDLKGVKVAVLGYAFKPGTDDIRESPALPVTQTLLDAGAVVQGYDPIAQHEAQKVFGEGTVTFCPDVDTAIAGAQAIIIITRWAEFKALPEMIASLDPQPVVIDGRRMLDKHSVAIYEGIGL; this is encoded by the coding sequence ATGAAAGTTTCTGTTGCGGGTACAGGCTATGTCGGTTTGGTGTCGGGAGTTTGCCTGGCAGAAAAAGGACATGAGATCATCTGTATTGACATTGACCCGGTCAAAGTCGATAAGATTAACCAGGGAATCCCTCCCATCTATGAAGATGGCCTAGAAGATCTGCTCAAGAAAAACATTGGTCAGTCCCTGTCGGCTACGACCAACCTGCGCCAAGCGGTTCTAGATACAGATATTTCGCTGATTGCGGTTGGCACACCGTTTGATGGCAATGAGATTGATCTCAAATACATCAAGACAGTGGCGCGGCAAATTGGTGAAGTCATCAAGGACAAGACCACGTATCACACCGTTGTGGTGAAAAGTACCGTGGTTCCAGGCACCACCGACGAGGTCGTGCTGCCAATTCTAGAAGAAGCATCGGGTAAAAAAGCTGGTGTGGATTTTGGGGTGGGCATGAATCCTGAATTCCTCAAGGAAGGGGAAGCGATCGAAGACTTCATGTATCCCGATCGCATTGTCTACGGTGGTGTCAACGATAAGAGTATCCAGGTTTTACAGGAGCTCTATGCGGTGTTTGAAGGTGTGGATCAACTGGCGACCAACTGCCGCACCGCCGAGATGATTAAGTACACGGCTAATTCCCTGTTGGCTACGATGATTTCCTTCTCGAACGAGATTGCCAATCTTTGCACCTCCACCGGCGGCATTGATGTCACGGAAGTCACCCGTGGCGTTCACCTAGATAAGCGTCTCACCCCCATTCTCGAAGACGGCACCCGCATTGTCCCGTCGTTCACTACCTATATTGAAGCGGGTTGCGGCTTTGGGGGAAGCTGTTTCCCTAAGGACGTCAAGGCCTTGATTGCCTACGGCAAAAAACAGGGCAACTCCATGCAAATCCTAGACTCCGTGATTGCGGTTAATGAGAAACAGCCAGCTCGGCTGATCACCTTACTGCAAAAACATTATCCTGATCTAAAAGGCGTCAAGGTTGCGGTGTTGGGCTATGCTTTCAAGCCAGGAACCGATGACATTCGCGAATCACCGGCTCTGCCAGTGACTCAAACCCTTTTAGATGCAGGGGCTGTGGTGCAGGGATACGATCCCATCGCCCAGCATGAAGCACAAAAAGTGTTTGGGGAAGGGACGGTGACCTTTTGCCCTGATGTCGATACGGCGATCGCTGGAGCCCAGGCCATTATCATCATTACCCGTTGGGCAGAGTTCAAAGCCCTACCGGAGATGATTGCTTCCCTGGATCCTCAGCCGGTGGTGATCGACGGACGACGCATGTTAGACAAGCATAGTGTTGCCATCTACGAAGGCATTGGCCTCTAG
- a CDS encoding NAD-dependent epimerase/dehydratase family protein, translated as MKTARDVIAADLDYMRGNLQEELSVMAGKKLLIVGGGGFLGYYLVQMILYWNDTVDADQQIQLTVFDNYIRGVPDWLVSLKDNPTLTLTKHDITHPLPSDIEDFQFIIHAASIASPTYYRKYPIETMDANVNGLRSLLEYCLRQKEKGIPVEGFLFYSTSEIYGDPTPENIPTPETYRGNVSCTGPRACYDESKRYGETLCVNFAQQHGLPIKTARPFNNYGPGLKITDKRVLPDFARDVLSGRDIIMLSDGSPTRTFCYIADAIVGYYKILIKGHPGEAYNIGVEEPEISMANLADRVVELAKELFGYTGKVVRQESDDKAYLVDNPNRRCPIITKARTDLGYTPGIMIDDGLRRSLVWYQDNREAEEA; from the coding sequence ATGAAAACAGCGCGTGATGTAATTGCTGCCGATTTAGACTACATGCGGGGCAATTTACAGGAAGAACTGAGTGTAATGGCTGGGAAAAAACTCCTGATCGTAGGAGGAGGTGGGTTTCTAGGCTATTATCTAGTTCAGATGATTTTGTACTGGAATGACACGGTGGATGCCGATCAACAGATTCAGCTCACCGTATTTGATAATTACATTCGCGGTGTTCCTGATTGGTTGGTGAGCCTCAAGGATAATCCTACGCTTACCCTTACCAAGCACGATATTACCCATCCTCTGCCGTCTGACATAGAGGACTTTCAGTTCATCATCCATGCCGCATCGATCGCTTCTCCCACCTATTATCGCAAGTATCCCATTGAAACTATGGATGCGAATGTAAACGGGCTGCGATCGCTCTTAGAATATTGCCTAAGACAAAAGGAAAAGGGCATTCCCGTTGAAGGGTTCCTGTTCTACTCCACCAGCGAAATTTACGGTGATCCAACCCCCGAAAATATTCCCACCCCGGAAACCTATCGCGGTAACGTCTCCTGCACAGGGCCCAGGGCCTGCTACGACGAATCCAAGCGCTATGGGGAAACGCTTTGCGTTAACTTTGCTCAGCAGCATGGGCTACCGATCAAAACTGCTCGTCCCTTCAATAACTATGGGCCGGGTCTAAAAATCACCGACAAGCGCGTGCTTCCAGATTTTGCCCGGGATGTTTTATCCGGGCGAGATATCATCATGCTATCGGATGGATCGCCTACCCGTACCTTTTGCTATATCGCCGATGCCATTGTGGGATACTACAAAATCCTGATTAAGGGACATCCTGGGGAAGCCTACAACATTGGGGTAGAAGAGCCGGAAATTTCCATGGCTAACCTAGCCGATCGCGTAGTGGAACTGGCCAAGGAACTCTTTGGTTATACCGGGAAGGTGGTTCGCCAAGAAAGTGACGATAAAGCCTATTTGGTGGATAACCCCAACCGTCGCTGTCCCATTATCACCAAAGCTCGCACCGATTTGGGCTACACCCCTGGCATTATGATTGATGATGGACTACGGCGATCGCTCGTTTGGTATCAAGACAACCGCGAAGCAGAGGAGGCATAA
- a CDS encoding Gfo/Idh/MocA family oxidoreductase, with the protein MIIVDTALKAREEAGNPVRVGMIGAGFMGRGIANQILNYIPGMQLVAISNRTVENAKQAYALAGADEVTEAYTVEQLDGAIAAGKFVVTADADLLCEAENIDVLIESTGHVEFGAQVTMKAIECKKHMVLMNAELDGTVGPILKVYADRAGVILTGCDGDQPGVQMNLYRFVKSIGLTPLICGNIKGLQDRYRNPTTQESFAKQWGQTPSMVTSFADGTKISFEQAIVANATGMKVAQRGMLGYDYDGHIDDMIDRYDIDQLRELGGIVEYVVKTKPSPGVFVYAAHENDAQQAHYLNYGKLGQGPLYSFYVPYHLTIFEVPLSAARVALFNDSVISPLGGQVVDVVTTAKIDLKAGETLDGLGFYMTYGMCENTDVVMEQRLLPMGIAEGCRLKRDVPKDQVLTYDDVELPTDSLAVKLRLEQDAYFAPKPLATV; encoded by the coding sequence ATGATTATTGTAGATACAGCTTTAAAGGCACGGGAAGAAGCAGGCAATCCTGTACGAGTGGGCATGATTGGGGCAGGATTCATGGGGCGCGGCATCGCCAACCAAATCCTCAACTACATTCCCGGAATGCAGCTAGTTGCTATTTCTAACCGCACGGTGGAAAACGCGAAGCAGGCCTATGCCTTAGCTGGAGCTGATGAGGTCACGGAGGCTTATACCGTAGAACAGTTGGATGGAGCGATCGCTGCCGGTAAGTTTGTAGTCACCGCGGATGCCGATCTGCTCTGTGAAGCCGAAAACATTGATGTGCTCATTGAGTCTACCGGACATGTAGAATTCGGCGCACAGGTCACCATGAAGGCGATCGAGTGCAAGAAGCACATGGTGCTGATGAATGCGGAGCTAGATGGCACGGTTGGCCCCATTCTAAAGGTCTATGCTGACCGCGCTGGCGTGATTCTCACCGGTTGTGATGGCGATCAGCCAGGGGTACAAATGAACCTCTACCGGTTTGTCAAAAGTATTGGGCTAACGCCTTTGATTTGCGGCAACATCAAGGGTCTGCAGGATCGCTACCGCAACCCCACAACCCAAGAAAGTTTTGCCAAACAGTGGGGGCAAACGCCTTCTATGGTCACCAGCTTTGCAGATGGTACCAAAATTTCGTTTGAACAGGCGATCGTTGCCAATGCTACGGGTATGAAGGTGGCGCAGCGCGGTATGTTGGGCTACGACTACGACGGTCATATTGACGACATGATTGATCGCTATGATATTGACCAACTGCGAGAGCTAGGCGGAATTGTTGAGTATGTGGTGAAGACCAAACCTAGCCCGGGGGTGTTTGTCTACGCCGCCCACGAAAATGATGCCCAGCAGGCCCACTACCTCAACTACGGCAAACTCGGCCAGGGGCCGCTCTATAGCTTCTACGTCCCCTACCACCTGACTATTTTTGAGGTTCCCCTTTCCGCAGCGCGGGTAGCCCTATTTAACGACTCCGTGATTTCCCCCTTGGGCGGTCAGGTTGTTGATGTAGTGACTACAGCTAAGATTGACCTTAAAGCCGGCGAAACCCTTGATGGGCTGGGCTTCTACATGACTTACGGCATGTGTGAAAACACTGATGTTGTCATGGAGCAGCGTCTCTTGCCCATGGGGATTGCCGAGGGCTGCCGACTCAAGCGAGATGTCCCGAAAGATCAGGTTCTCACCTATGATGATGTTGAGTTGCCCACAGATAGCTTAGCGGTCAAACTCCGTTTAGAGCAGGATGCTTACTTTGCTCCCAAACCGTTAGCCACCGTTTAA
- the rfbC gene encoding dTDP-4-dehydrorhamnose 3,5-epimerase produces MQFIETKLKGAYVIDLEPRSDHRGFFARTFCQQEFEAHGLNPAVAQCNLSFNAKKGTLRGLHYQRPPATEAKLIRCIRGAIYDVIVDMRPDSPTYLQHVGVELSADNHRAFYVPDLFAHGYQALEDGSEALYQVSEFYTPGVEGGLRYDDPALGIEWPLPAVEVSEKDQSWSLLTSEGVRS; encoded by the coding sequence ATGCAGTTTATTGAAACCAAGCTCAAAGGGGCCTATGTGATTGATTTGGAGCCTCGAAGCGATCATCGTGGCTTCTTTGCACGCACATTTTGTCAACAAGAGTTTGAAGCTCACGGGCTCAATCCAGCCGTAGCTCAATGTAACTTATCGTTTAACGCCAAAAAAGGAACGCTACGCGGATTACATTATCAACGTCCTCCGGCTACTGAGGCTAAACTAATCCGCTGTATTCGTGGAGCTATCTATGATGTGATTGTAGATATGCGTCCTGACTCTCCAACTTACTTGCAACATGTTGGCGTGGAGTTATCTGCAGATAATCACCGAGCATTTTATGTCCCCGATCTCTTTGCCCATGGCTATCAAGCCTTGGAAGATGGGTCAGAAGCTTTATACCAGGTGAGTGAATTTTACACGCCCGGTGTGGAGGGAGGATTACGGTATGACGATCCAGCCTTAGGGATTGAATGGCCCCTGCCGGCTGTCGAAGTCTCCGAGAAGGATCAGTCTTGGTCGTTGTTAACATCTGAAGGAGTTCGGTCATGA
- the rfbF gene encoding glucose-1-phosphate cytidylyltransferase, producing the protein MKAVILAGGLGTRLSEETSIRPKPMVEIGGLPILWHIMKVYSAHGINEFVICCGYKAYVIKEFFNNYFLRMSDVTFDMRYNQMNIHGAKAEPWKVTLADTGETTLTGGRLKRVREYIGKETFCFTYGDGVSNVNITELIKFHKEQKTLVTLTAVQPPGRFGAIELAQGQTKIDSFQEKPEGDGAYINAGFFVVEPEAIDYVPDDAGEDSVMWEHTPLQKIAHDGQLSAFRHDGFWQPMDTLRDKNYLEKLWHSGQAPWKIW; encoded by the coding sequence ATGAAGGCAGTAATACTCGCAGGTGGGTTAGGAACTCGTCTCAGTGAGGAAACCAGTATTCGACCCAAGCCCATGGTTGAAATTGGTGGGTTGCCCATTTTGTGGCACATTATGAAGGTCTACTCAGCCCATGGCATCAACGAATTCGTGATTTGTTGCGGCTATAAGGCTTATGTGATCAAAGAATTTTTCAATAACTACTTCTTACGCATGTCTGATGTCACCTTTGACATGCGCTACAACCAAATGAATATTCATGGAGCCAAAGCAGAACCCTGGAAGGTCACGCTAGCCGACACGGGTGAAACCACGCTGACCGGAGGGCGACTCAAGCGGGTTCGCGAATACATTGGTAAGGAAACCTTCTGCTTTACCTACGGAGATGGGGTCAGTAACGTTAACATCACTGAGTTGATTAAGTTTCATAAAGAGCAAAAAACCTTAGTGACGTTAACGGCTGTCCAACCCCCTGGACGCTTTGGTGCGATTGAATTAGCTCAAGGGCAAACCAAGATTGATAGTTTTCAGGAAAAGCCTGAGGGCGATGGTGCCTACATCAACGCAGGTTTCTTTGTTGTGGAGCCTGAAGCGATCGACTATGTGCCCGATGATGCTGGCGAAGACTCGGTGATGTGGGAGCATACTCCCCTCCAGAAAATTGCTCATGATGGACAACTTTCTGCTTTCCGCCATGATGGATTTTGGCAACCCATGGATACGTTGCGGGACAAAAACTACCTCGAAAAACTCTGGCACAGCGGTCAAGCCCCCTGGAAAATTTGGTAG
- a CDS encoding ATP-binding protein, whose product MSDLHSHLTADILVVDDIPHNLRLLSRMLDMQGYNVRCTTSPRMALQAAKTKPPDLLLLDVKMPQMSGYDLCQLLKRDEQTQTIPVIFISALDELADKLRGFEVGGVDYVTKPFHEAEILMRVKTQITLQQQRKQLLDQNQKLTQEIQKRQQTEVSLQASEEQYRNLVEQTSDWIWECDANLQLTYTNAQIASILGYSLERAIGLSFHDLMAEDSYESFVDALKHLSGDRASTQLEVGVRHVSGDIVEFETSGLMRLDPQGVLQGYRGIARDISRRKQVEHEIRQALSRQKEINEFKSRFVSVISHEFRTPLTVIQSSADILQNIPCTESDREELLTRIQAAVNHMTLLVDDVVVVGQAEAGKLKSVPTRLNLEQFLRDLLREFEVLTQPNHRIDFSSTSASIELSVDQKLLRQTITNLVSNAIKYSPGGGAIAIHLKRQNHDAIIEVSDSGIGIPPEDQENLFECFHRAQNVGTIPGTGIGLFITRECVRLHQGDIDVRSQVGQGTTFTIRFPMEPDDVPDDLV is encoded by the coding sequence ATGTCTGATTTGCACTCCCATTTAACGGCTGACATCCTCGTGGTGGATGATATTCCCCATAACCTTCGCCTGCTCTCTAGGATGTTAGACATGCAAGGCTACAATGTCCGCTGCACCACGAGCCCTCGCATGGCCTTACAAGCAGCCAAGACCAAGCCACCTGACCTATTGCTGCTGGATGTCAAAATGCCGCAGATGAGCGGCTATGACCTATGTCAACTGCTGAAACGGGATGAGCAAACCCAGACAATTCCGGTCATCTTCATCAGTGCGCTGGATGAGCTGGCTGATAAGCTGCGGGGGTTTGAGGTGGGAGGGGTTGACTATGTGACGAAGCCGTTCCATGAAGCGGAAATCCTAATGCGGGTGAAAACGCAAATTACGCTGCAGCAGCAGCGGAAACAGCTTTTGGATCAAAACCAAAAGCTCACCCAGGAAATTCAGAAACGGCAGCAAACGGAAGTGTCGCTGCAGGCCAGTGAAGAGCAGTATCGAAATCTAGTCGAGCAGACCAGTGACTGGATCTGGGAATGTGATGCAAATTTGCAGTTGACCTATACGAATGCTCAGATTGCTTCTATCCTGGGGTATTCACTGGAGAGGGCAATCGGGCTTTCCTTCCACGACCTAATGGCGGAGGATAGCTATGAGAGCTTTGTGGATGCCTTGAAGCACTTATCGGGCGATCGCGCTTCGACGCAGCTTGAGGTGGGTGTACGGCACGTTTCAGGCGATATTGTTGAATTTGAAACCAGTGGCTTGATGCGACTCGATCCCCAGGGAGTTTTACAGGGCTATCGCGGGATTGCTCGCGATATCAGCCGCCGCAAGCAGGTGGAGCATGAAATTCGCCAGGCACTCAGCCGCCAGAAGGAAATCAACGAGTTTAAGTCTCGATTTGTGTCGGTGATTTCCCACGAATTTCGCACACCGCTGACGGTGATTCAGTCGTCAGCCGATATCCTGCAAAATATTCCCTGCACCGAGAGCGATCGCGAAGAACTGCTGACGCGGATTCAGGCGGCCGTCAACCATATGACGCTGTTAGTGGATGATGTTGTCGTCGTCGGGCAGGCTGAGGCCGGCAAGCTAAAATCTGTGCCGACCCGGTTAAATTTAGAGCAATTTCTGCGAGATCTACTGCGGGAGTTTGAGGTGTTGACCCAGCCTAACCACAGGATCGACTTTTCTAGCACGTCGGCGTCAATTGAGCTCTCCGTAGATCAAAAGCTATTGCGCCAGACGATTACGAACCTGGTATCTAACGCCATTAAGTATTCTCCCGGCGGTGGGGCGATCGCCATTCATCTCAAGCGGCAAAACCATGATGCCATCATTGAGGTCAGCGATTCTGGGATCGGTATTCCTCCTGAGGATCAAGAGAACCTGTTTGAATGCTTCCATCGAGCTCAAAACGTGGGCACCATTCCCGGCACTGGCATTGGTTTGTTTATTACGCGGGAATGTGTCCGTTTACACCAGGGTGATATTGACGTGCGCAGTCAAGTAGGACAAGGCACAACCTTCACCATTCGGTTTCCCATGGAGCCAGATGATGTTCCAGATGATTTAGTTTAG
- a CDS encoding transglutaminase domain-containing protein: protein MAVIVGLIKLTLYGLVFCTPILGVWLVSSLVAFTNGPMGLTIFSGLLFFPLLPILWDLWAQRKRRSQPGILTWGDRITLRTLVLNVVFISALLALRPETAFLALATRGDWMLDGRSGQPVEWVRQSLFKTAGGLEWLYSSVRQNPYHQDAPTIRPRPTDLGQTTSPRQPTSSEQTASPSTPSVSQAASNWPWTGMGLHPAVAQMPANVETSIASVAQYIAQQEPDPMLRIKALHDYVADRVAYDVPALRNPSTRPPQDATTVFQTHKAVCEGYARLLVALGEEIGETILYISGDSRSLSNDLSGQGHAWNAAQINGNWYLLDATWDSGFVDDTTFTKAYKTDYLFPPADVMVMSHLPEDPAWQLLAKPLSIGEFLRQPMLRPSFFAQGLRLISPDRSQSHVEREATIQLENPDQRWIMASYRRKGSQQQERCNDETSQGPTVTCALPSAGTYHVMLFVGDEAYGSYSSVGQFEFNRQS, encoded by the coding sequence ATGGCAGTCATCGTCGGGTTGATTAAACTAACGCTGTATGGGCTGGTCTTCTGTACTCCCATTCTAGGAGTATGGTTGGTCTCCTCCTTGGTCGCGTTTACCAATGGCCCCATGGGGCTCACCATTTTTTCTGGACTGCTCTTTTTTCCACTGCTGCCTATTCTCTGGGATTTATGGGCTCAGCGCAAACGGCGATCGCAGCCCGGTATTCTCACATGGGGCGATCGCATTACGCTGCGTACCTTGGTGTTAAATGTCGTATTCATCTCAGCATTGTTGGCGTTAAGGCCAGAGACGGCTTTCCTCGCCCTTGCTACTCGGGGTGATTGGATGCTCGATGGGCGATCGGGGCAGCCAGTAGAATGGGTGCGGCAATCGTTGTTTAAGACAGCCGGTGGCTTGGAATGGCTTTACTCATCCGTGCGCCAAAATCCCTATCACCAAGATGCGCCAACGATTCGCCCTCGCCCTACGGACTTAGGACAGACCACCTCCCCAAGGCAGCCTACCAGTTCAGAACAGACCGCCTCCCCAAGTACACCGTCGGTGAGTCAAGCTGCCTCGAACTGGCCTTGGACTGGGATGGGTTTACATCCAGCAGTTGCCCAGATGCCAGCCAATGTTGAAACCTCGATTGCATCTGTAGCTCAATACATTGCTCAGCAAGAACCTGATCCCATGCTGCGCATCAAGGCTCTCCATGATTACGTTGCTGATCGGGTTGCCTATGATGTGCCTGCATTGCGGAATCCTAGCACCCGCCCGCCCCAGGATGCGACTACGGTGTTTCAAACCCATAAAGCTGTCTGTGAAGGTTATGCCAGACTGCTGGTTGCCCTAGGGGAGGAAATTGGCGAAACGATTCTCTATATTTCAGGAGATTCTCGCAGTTTGAGTAACGACTTGAGTGGTCAAGGTCATGCCTGGAATGCAGCTCAGATTAACGGCAATTGGTACCTTCTAGATGCCACCTGGGACAGTGGTTTTGTGGATGATACGACCTTTACCAAGGCCTATAAAACAGATTATCTATTTCCGCCGGCAGATGTGATGGTGATGAGCCATTTACCAGAAGATCCAGCTTGGCAACTGTTGGCTAAACCCCTATCCATTGGCGAGTTTTTACGCCAGCCGATGCTGCGCCCTAGCTTCTTTGCCCAAGGACTACGCTTAATCTCTCCCGATCGCTCCCAGTCCCATGTGGAACGAGAGGCCACGATCCAGCTCGAAAATCCTGACCAACGCTGGATCATGGCGTCCTACCGCCGCAAAGGCAGTCAGCAGCAAGAGCGATGTAATGATGAAACTTCCCAAGGGCCAACGGTTACCTGTGCCTTACCCAGTGCTGGGACGTACCACGTTATGCTATTTGTTGGCGATGAAGCCTATGGATCGTATTCATCTGTTGGACAATTTGAGTTTAACCGCCAGTCTTAA
- the arsB gene encoding ACR3 family arsenite efflux transporter, with the protein MTTEKPDRPSPAVQAGGSLNAFERYLTLWVLLCIGAGIALGRVFPGIAEALDAMSIYQVSVPIAICLFFMMYPIMVKIDFSQAKKAAQTPRPVMLTLVVNWLIKPFTMVAFAQFFLGWLFRPLIEGSELVRGTPLAIADSYIAGTILLGIAPCTAMVLMWGYLSFSNQGHTLVMVAINSLAMLFLYAPLGRWLLAANNLTVPWETIVLSVLIYVGLPLLAGALSRTWILRHKGKAWFEQVFLNYLSPIAVIALLITLILLFAFKGDLIVRNPFHIVLIAVPLFLQTNFIFLLSYLAAQKLNMVYEDAAPAALIGASNHFEVAIATAVTLFGLNSGAALATVVGVLIEVPVMLMLVEVCKRTAFWFPRAPEKASLHDPRCFPPIT; encoded by the coding sequence ATGACCACAGAGAAACCGGATCGTCCAAGCCCTGCCGTCCAGGCTGGGGGTAGCCTCAACGCCTTTGAGCGATATCTCACCCTTTGGGTTTTGTTATGCATTGGGGCTGGAATTGCCCTAGGACGAGTCTTTCCAGGGATCGCCGAGGCTCTCGACGCGATGAGTATCTATCAAGTCTCTGTGCCCATTGCCATCTGCCTCTTTTTCATGATGTATCCCATCATGGTGAAGATTGACTTTTCCCAGGCCAAGAAAGCAGCCCAAACCCCTCGTCCTGTAATGCTCACTCTCGTTGTGAACTGGCTCATCAAGCCCTTCACCATGGTAGCCTTCGCCCAATTTTTTCTAGGCTGGCTGTTCCGTCCCCTGATCGAAGGGTCAGAACTGGTGCGAGGCACGCCCCTAGCGATCGCCGACTCCTATATCGCTGGCACGATTCTTCTCGGCATCGCCCCCTGTACGGCCATGGTGCTGATGTGGGGCTATCTTTCCTTTAGCAACCAGGGGCATACCCTAGTGATGGTGGCCATCAACTCCTTGGCTATGCTGTTCCTATATGCTCCCCTAGGACGCTGGCTCTTAGCCGCCAATAACCTGACGGTGCCCTGGGAAACGATTGTCTTATCGGTGCTGATCTATGTGGGATTGCCGCTGCTGGCAGGAGCCCTATCTCGCACCTGGATTTTACGTCATAAAGGCAAAGCCTGGTTTGAGCAGGTATTTTTGAACTACCTCAGCCCCATTGCCGTTATTGCCCTGCTGATCACGCTGATTTTACTCTTTGCCTTCAAGGGCGATCTGATTGTTCGCAATCCTTTTCATATCGTACTGATTGCAGTTCCTCTATTTCTGCAAACTAATTTTATCTTCTTGCTATCATATCTAGCGGCTCAGAAACTGAATATGGTCTACGAAGACGCCGCCCCAGCCGCCTTGATTGGCGCAAGCAACCACTTCGAAGTGGCGATCGCTACGGCCGTCACTCTATTTGGTCTTAACTCCGGAGCTGCCCTGGCAACGGTGGTTGGTGTTTTGATTGAAGTGCCCGTCATGCTGATGCTGGTAGAAGTTTGCAAACGCACCGCCTTTTGGTTTCCCCGCGCCCCAGAAAAGGCTAGCCTGCATGATCCTCGTTGTTTTCCACCCATCACTTAG
- a CDS encoding metalloregulator ArsR/SmtB family transcription factor, whose translation MSDLIELNTSACSGFHALSDPLRLQIIDLLRQQELCVCDLCDRLEVRQSKLSFHLKTLKEARLLRSRQEGKWSYYSLNLPEIARLEQYLSNLRQATPRPSRSCSDD comes from the coding sequence ATGTCAGACCTCATTGAACTCAACACCAGTGCCTGTTCAGGGTTTCACGCCCTTTCTGATCCCCTACGCCTCCAGATTATAGATTTACTGCGCCAGCAAGAACTCTGCGTATGCGATTTATGCGATCGCTTAGAGGTGCGCCAGTCTAAACTATCCTTCCACCTCAAAACCTTGAAAGAAGCCAGACTGCTGCGATCGCGGCAAGAGGGTAAATGGAGCTACTACAGCCTCAACCTCCCTGAAATTGCCCGACTAGAACAGTATCTATCCAACCTAAGACAGGCTACCCCGCGCCCCTCTCGATCCTGCAGCGATGATTAA